In Raphanus sativus cultivar WK10039 chromosome 5, ASM80110v3, whole genome shotgun sequence, the following proteins share a genomic window:
- the LOC108857128 gene encoding TPR repeat-containing thioredoxin TTL1: MSHSGKPVTESDNRLRDSLTSDTNKPDFRELDLGSPVSPLRTQPRGLTTTTTTTSSSSSSSSGSVTGRIRHAPVTVRSGSVTVSQSGSRSDSVTSNSQPLISSSSSSYSATSPANVLPTGNICPSGKIQITEMTQSRSRSDVLGSGTGTYGHGSIMRGGGGGGSSVSPAKLISTRQVPSSPVIVGTGSSSPVKAAEEVKRAGNEMYKKGLFSEALKLYDKAIALSPTNAAYRSNRAAALTGLARIGEAVEECEEALRLDPNYGRAHHRLALLLIRLGQVDSARKHLCFLGKPSDPMELRKLEAVERHMSKCADARKVGDWKASLMEVDAAIVSGADFSPHLGMCKVEALLKLHRLDDAQAKLLEVPKAEPFPASRFSGMACEAYTYFVKAQIEMALGRFENAVMASEKASEIDPRSNEVAMLHNTVTLVARARARGNDLYKSERYTEASSAYAEGLRLEPCNAVLYCNRAACWFKLRMWERSVEDCNQALRFQPRYTKPLLRRAACNNKMERWVAAVSDYEALRKELPHDKEVAESLFHAQVALKKSRGEEVLNKEFGGEVEEVYSREQFRTAMNLPGVSVIHFLTASDHQCEQISLFMDSFCTRYPSIHFLKVDIDKCPSIGNAENVRVVPTVKIYKNGTRVKEIVCPSKEVLEYSVRHYSG, translated from the exons atgtcacATTCAGGTAAACCGGTTACTGAATCTGATAACCGTCTCCGTGATTCATTAACCTCCGACACCAACAAACCGGACTTTCGTGAGCTAGATCTCGGTTCGCCGGTTTCTCCGCTTCGTACTCAGCCACGTGGACTCACGACAACCACAACCACTACAAGTAGCAGCAGCTCCAGCTCTTCCGGATCTGTAACCGGCCGGATTAGACATGCTCCGGTTACCGTAAGATCCGGTTCGGTTACTGTTAGTCAATCCGGTTCGAGATCGGACTCGGTTACTTCAAACTCACAACCActcatctcctcctcctcctcctcctactctGCAACTTCTCCGGCGAATGTACTCCCCACCGGCAACATTTGTCCCTCCGGCAAGATCCAAATCACCGAAATGACGCAGAGCCGGTCAAGAAGCGACGTTCTCGGATCCGGCACGGGAACGTACGGTCACGGAAGCATAATGCGaggaggcggaggaggaggaagcagTGTCTCTCCGGCGAAACTCATCTCCACCAGACAAGTACCGAGTTCGCCGGTTATTGTCGGTACTGGAAGTAGTAGTCCGGTTAAAGCAGCAGAGGAAGTGAAGAGAGCGGGCAACGAAATGTATAAGAAAGGTCTGTTCAGTGAGGCTTTGAAGTTGTACGATAAAGCTATTGCTTTATCACCGACAAACGCTGCTTACCGGAGCAACCGCGCCGCTGCATTGACGGGTTTGGCTAGGATCGGTGAAGCTGTGGAGGAGTGTGAAGAAGCTCTGAGATTGGATCCTAACTATGGAAGAGCTCATCACCGTTTGGCTCTTTTGCTTATTAG ATTAGGACAGGTTGATAGTGCAAGGAAGCATCTTTGTTTTCTCGGGAAACCATCAGATCCTATGGAGTTGCGGAAGCTTGAAGCAGTGGAGAGACATATGAGCAAATGTGCAGATGCGAGGAAGGTCGGTGATTGGAAAGCTTCTTTGATGGAAGTAGATGCAGCTATTGTTTCTGGAGCTGACTTTTCTCCTCAT CTAGGTATGTGTAAAGTAGAAGCACTCTTGAAACTCCACCGGCTTGATGATGCACAAGCAAAGCTTCTAGAAGTCCCCAAAGCAGAGCCGTTTCCAGCATCTCGGTTCTCTGGTATGGCCTGTGAAGCTTATACGTACTTTGTCAAAGCTCAGATCGAGATGGCTTTGGGAAGGTTCGAAAACGCAGTGATGGCTTCCGAGAAAGCTAGCGAAATCGATCCGCGGAGCAACGAAGTCGCTATGTTGCACAATACTGTTACATTGGTTGCTAGGGCTCGTGCTCGTGGTAACGATCTTTATAAATCAGAAAGATACACGGAAGCTAGCTCAGCTTACGCAGAAGGCCTTAGGCTCGAACCGTGCAACGCTGTTTTGTATTGCAACCGAGCAGCTTGTTGGTTTAAGCTTAGGATGTGGGAACGTTCGGTTGAAGATTGTAACCAAGCGCTGCGTTTCCAACCGCGTTACACAAAGCCTCTTCTTCGGAGAGCTGCCTGTAATAACAAG ATGGAGAGATGGGTAGCTGCAGTGAGTGATTACGAAGCGTTGAGAAAAGAACTACCTCATGATAAGGAAGTTGCTGAATCTTTGTTCCATGCTCAAGTGGCGTTGAAGAAATCTAGAGGAGAAGAAGTTTTGAATAAGGAGTTTGGTGGTGAGGTTGAAGAGGTTTATAGTCGTGAACAGTTTAGAACCGCCATGAATCTACCAGGAGTTTCGGTTATACATTTCTTGACGGCTTCTGATCATCAATGCGAGCAGATATCTCTGTTTATGGACTCGTTCTGTACTCGTTATCCTTCTATACACTTCCTCAAG gtgGATATCGATAAATGTCCTTCGATAGGTAATGCAGAGAATGTGAGGGTTGTACCGACAGTGAAGATATACAAGAACGGTACTCGAGTTAAGGAGATTGTCTGTCCAAGCAAAGAAGTATTGGAGTACTCTGTGAGGCACTATAGCGGTTAA